One Acutalibacter muris DNA window includes the following coding sequences:
- a CDS encoding glycoside hydrolase family 95 protein yields MGERSSRKEVFHRPAASWHEGFPIGNGRMGAVVYGDYKREILAVNEDTLWSGYPSETWPGFSREASARAAEFCRLGRNREAMELLETEGRGAGDVQMYAPFGNVILEFLGERSIEDYRRELDLGDAVIRAAYACNGRQYRHTVFCSAADQVLAYRVEAGEPFSLRITAEDGFLRHTDYTSKGFLARGECPGRNSFSVTQGHGPLSFSDKPEERGMRYVGLGQVVTDGEGVPREEGLLIEEATRVTIFLCIRSSFAGFDRHPFTQGLEETALAERDMAAFEKDFDAMLAGHIREYRSYFDRVALDLGESPDSGTDTDQRIRNAEKGEPDPDLAALLFDFGRYLLISCSRPGTQAANLQGLWNREKFPPWFCDYTVNINTEMNYWLTGPCNLDELAEPLARLNRELLDNGRITARAMGREGSACFHNTDLWRKASPARGKTSWAYWPFGSAWMCRNLYETYLFSGDKDYLRGLLPVLRENALFCESSLSETPEGLAVCPATSPENEFLIDDRPVPTAYYTEHTLAVVRNLFRDYAEACRTMGELREAERYEELLGRIAPIKIGAFGQVMEWDREFQESDVHHRHLSNLYELHPGRGISQSTPELQRAAEVTLERRGDEGTGWSLAWKLLMWARLENGLRFQQVMNRLFRLVDPEAAGQCKGP; encoded by the coding sequence ATGGGCGAGAGAAGCAGCCGCAAGGAGGTGTTCCACCGGCCCGCAGCCAGCTGGCACGAGGGCTTTCCCATAGGTAACGGCCGTATGGGCGCGGTGGTATATGGGGATTATAAAAGGGAAATCCTGGCTGTCAACGAGGACACCCTCTGGTCGGGTTATCCCAGCGAGACCTGGCCGGGCTTTTCCAGGGAGGCCAGCGCCCGGGCGGCGGAGTTCTGCCGGCTGGGCCGGAACAGGGAGGCCATGGAGCTGCTTGAGACCGAAGGCAGAGGGGCCGGGGACGTACAGATGTATGCGCCCTTTGGAAACGTGATACTGGAATTCCTGGGCGAACGTTCTATTGAGGACTACCGCCGGGAGCTGGACCTGGGGGACGCGGTTATACGGGCCGCCTATGCCTGCAACGGCCGGCAGTACAGACATACTGTTTTTTGCAGCGCGGCGGACCAGGTGCTGGCGTACCGGGTGGAGGCCGGGGAGCCGTTCTCCCTGCGGATAACCGCTGAAGACGGTTTTCTCCGGCATACAGACTACACCTCAAAGGGCTTTCTGGCCCGGGGAGAGTGCCCGGGCAGGAACAGCTTTTCCGTGACCCAGGGACATGGGCCGCTGAGCTTTTCGGATAAGCCGGAGGAGCGCGGTATGCGCTACGTGGGCCTGGGGCAGGTGGTTACGGACGGAGAAGGTGTACCCAGAGAGGAGGGCCTTCTCATAGAGGAGGCCACTCGGGTGACTATTTTTCTCTGCATCCGAAGCAGCTTTGCCGGGTTCGACCGCCACCCCTTCACCCAGGGCCTGGAGGAGACAGCCCTTGCAGAACGTGATATGGCCGCCTTTGAAAAAGACTTTGACGCCATGCTGGCAGGGCATATACGCGAATACAGGAGCTATTTCGACCGGGTCGCGCTGGACCTTGGGGAGAGCCCTGACAGCGGCACGGACACGGACCAGCGCATCAGGAATGCGGAAAAAGGAGAGCCGGATCCCGACCTGGCGGCGCTGCTGTTCGACTTTGGCCGCTACCTGCTGATATCCTGTTCCCGCCCCGGGACCCAGGCGGCAAACCTCCAAGGGCTTTGGAACCGGGAAAAATTCCCGCCGTGGTTCTGTGACTACACGGTCAATATCAACACGGAGATGAACTACTGGCTTACCGGCCCCTGCAACCTGGACGAACTGGCAGAGCCCCTGGCGCGCCTGAACCGGGAGCTGCTGGATAACGGCCGTATAACCGCCAGGGCCATGGGCAGAGAGGGCTCGGCCTGCTTCCATAACACCGACCTCTGGCGCAAGGCCTCCCCCGCCAGGGGAAAGACCAGCTGGGCCTATTGGCCCTTCGGCAGCGCCTGGATGTGCCGCAACCTCTATGAGACCTACCTGTTCAGCGGGGACAAGGACTATCTGAGAGGCCTCCTTCCCGTCCTTCGGGAAAACGCCCTCTTCTGCGAGAGCTCCCTCAGCGAAACGCCGGAGGGCCTTGCGGTTTGCCCGGCAACCTCCCCGGAAAATGAGTTCCTTATAGACGACCGGCCGGTGCCCACTGCCTACTATACCGAGCACACTCTGGCGGTAGTACGCAACTTATTCAGGGACTACGCCGAAGCTTGCCGGACTATGGGCGAACTCCGGGAGGCAGAGCGCTATGAGGAGCTGTTGGGCCGCATAGCCCCTATAAAAATTGGGGCATTTGGACAGGTGATGGAGTGGGACCGGGAGTTCCAGGAAAGCGACGTGCATCACAGGCACCTGTCCAACCTCTACGAGCTGCACCCGGGCCGGGGCATTTCCCAAAGCACCCCGGAGCTGCAAAGGGCGGCTGAGGTCACCCTTGAGCGCCGGGGGGACGAGGGCACCGGCTGGAGCCTTGCCTGGAAGCTGCTGATGTGGGCGCGGCTGGAAAACGGCCTTCGGTTCCAGCAGGTAATGAACAGGCTGTTCCGCCTTGTGGACCCGGAGGCGGCGGGGCAGTGTAAAGGGCCTTAG
- a CDS encoding MurR/RpiR family transcriptional regulator — protein MAGIVLKLNEIMDSLPASEQKIAVYLISNLNDVVGISVEELAGRSDSSQAAVVRFCKKLGYRGYREFSLKLASELAVARQSQDRECSDIKIGDRAGNVIQSVCQHNMRAIEDTSTLIDPDQVELAAGKLFDARRVDVYAVAASHLAALDAQQKLVRIGKQVSAYSDPHLQLSSAALLGPEDVVLALSWSGEAREVLRACEAARRAGAFIISISRLGPVSLSSYSDVHFGLSAPEPSLSSGAMSSRIAQMTMVDILFSCLISRYYNETAPYLERARQVAQYVRA, from the coding sequence GTGGCAGGGATCGTGCTAAAATTGAATGAAATCATGGACAGCCTTCCGGCCTCAGAGCAAAAAATAGCGGTATATTTAATTAGCAATCTGAACGACGTGGTGGGTATCTCCGTGGAGGAGCTGGCCGGCCGCAGCGACTCCAGCCAGGCGGCGGTGGTGCGCTTCTGCAAGAAGCTGGGCTATCGCGGCTATCGGGAATTCTCCCTGAAGCTGGCCAGTGAGCTGGCCGTGGCCCGCCAGAGTCAGGACAGGGAATGCAGCGATATCAAGATAGGCGACCGAGCCGGGAACGTGATACAGAGCGTATGCCAGCACAATATGCGGGCCATCGAGGACACCAGCACACTTATCGATCCCGACCAGGTGGAGCTTGCCGCGGGCAAGCTTTTTGACGCCCGGCGGGTAGATGTGTACGCGGTGGCCGCTTCTCACCTGGCCGCCCTTGACGCACAGCAGAAGCTTGTGCGCATTGGCAAACAGGTATCGGCCTACTCCGACCCCCATCTTCAGCTGTCCTCGGCGGCTTTGCTGGGGCCGGAGGATGTGGTGCTGGCCCTGTCCTGGTCCGGCGAGGCGAGAGAGGTCCTGCGGGCCTGTGAAGCGGCCAGAAGGGCCGGAGCTTTCATAATCTCCATCTCCCGGCTGGGGCCGGTGAGTTTAAGCTCCTACTCCGACGTGCACTTCGGGCTCAGCGCCCCGGAGCCCTCTCTGAGCAGCGGGGCCATGAGCTCCAGGATAGCCCAGATGACCATGGTAGATATCCTGTTTTCATGCCTTATCAGCCGCTATTACAACGAAACCGCCCCCTACCTTGAGCGCGCCAGGCAGGTGGCCCAATATGTGCGCGCGTGA
- a CDS encoding DUF2752 domain-containing protein yields MKRRALIAAGVLLALCLGAAAILLLRPECLILKYTGLYCAGCGTQRMVAALLRGDFRGALGQNLFMLAFLPGAGIYIVVELLRFTQGKRPLYRSKAFIPALCAALGLGLMFTVLRNLPGFQWLAPSWAGP; encoded by the coding sequence GTGAAGCGCCGCGCTCTTATAGCCGCCGGGGTACTGCTGGCCCTCTGCCTTGGAGCGGCGGCCATACTGCTGTTGAGACCAGAGTGCCTGATACTGAAATACACCGGCCTCTACTGTGCCGGGTGCGGCACCCAGCGCATGGTGGCGGCGCTGCTGCGGGGTGATTTTAGGGGCGCCTTGGGACAAAACCTCTTTATGCTGGCGTTCCTGCCCGGGGCGGGCATATATATTGTGGTGGAGCTTCTTCGCTTTACACAGGGGAAAAGGCCGCTGTACAGGTCAAAGGCCTTTATCCCCGCCCTCTGCGCGGCGCTTGGTCTGGGCCTTATGTTCACTGTGCTGCGCAACCTTCCGGGCTTCCAGTGGCTGGCCCCCTCCTGGGCCGGACCGTAG
- a CDS encoding DegV family protein, with product MVKILTDSSCDLSPARCEELGVEMLPITVNFGSESYRANLDISTDEFYEKLAAASELPKTAQITPAFFEDKFKEYRESGDEVVCLFISSMMSGTLQSARLAKNLVGADRIYLPDTLNVTFALGLLVEEAVKMRDRGLSAADIANEVEKLVPRVRLWALIDDLKYLKMGGRLSATSALVASILGICPIITLENGLVEVVGKARGRRAAFKFIQNMVEKEPISSDFAVTVGHAAVPGTRDDFIDFMSGELKKREILKLDIGSIVGTHTGPGACGLAYIRK from the coding sequence ATGGTAAAGATACTTACCGACAGCTCCTGCGACCTGTCCCCGGCCCGCTGTGAGGAGCTGGGGGTGGAGATGCTGCCGATCACCGTAAATTTTGGCAGCGAAAGCTATAGGGCCAATTTGGATATCAGCACAGACGAGTTCTATGAAAAGCTGGCCGCAGCCTCTGAGCTGCCCAAGACCGCCCAGATAACTCCGGCCTTTTTTGAGGATAAGTTCAAGGAGTATAGGGAGAGCGGCGACGAGGTGGTCTGCCTGTTCATCTCCTCCATGATGAGCGGCACCCTCCAGTCCGCCCGTCTTGCAAAGAACCTTGTGGGCGCGGACAGGATATACCTGCCCGACACCCTGAACGTCACCTTCGCCCTGGGGCTGCTGGTGGAGGAGGCCGTGAAGATGCGGGACCGTGGACTTTCTGCTGCGGACATCGCAAACGAGGTGGAGAAGCTGGTCCCCCGGGTGCGGCTCTGGGCGCTGATAGACGATTTGAAGTACCTTAAAATGGGCGGGCGGCTCTCGGCCACCAGCGCGTTAGTGGCCAGCATCCTCGGCATATGCCCCATCATCACCCTGGAAAACGGCCTTGTGGAGGTGGTGGGAAAGGCCCGTGGCAGGAGGGCGGCCTTTAAGTTTATCCAAAACATGGTGGAAAAAGAGCCCATATCCAGTGATTTCGCGGTGACCGTGGGCCACGCCGCCGTACCCGGTACACGGGACGACTTTATTGATTTCATGAGCGGAGAGCTTAAAAAGCGCGAGATTTTGAAACTGGACATCGGCAGCATCGTGGGCACCCACACGGGCCCGGGGGCCTGCGGCCTAGCCTACATCCGCAAGTGA
- a CDS encoding helix-turn-helix domain-containing protein, with product MYRRIRDLREDHDLKQVDMAEYLNCSQVCYSNYEIGKRDVPADVLIKLSQFYNTSVDYLLELTDDPRPYPRKK from the coding sequence GTGTACAGACGAATCAGGGACCTGAGGGAGGACCACGACCTGAAGCAGGTGGATATGGCGGAGTACCTGAACTGTTCGCAGGTGTGCTACTCGAACTATGAGATAGGAAAGCGGGACGTGCCCGCCGACGTGCTCATAAAGCTCAGTCAGTTTTATAACACCAGCGTGGACTATCTTCTGGAGCTCACCGACGACCCAAGGCCATATCCGCGCAAAAAGTAA
- a CDS encoding glycoside hydrolase family 3 protein has protein sequence MDFKLYKNPDGPDIGTAGAKVLKVDGLCFKDLSGTGELLPYEDWRLSDEERAKDLAARLSLPEIAGLMLYSPHQMVPANPHGPFPGTYGGKTFPDSGAAPWDLTDQQREFVDKDHVRHLLAMVLENAETAARWSNELQAYAESLPWGIPVNISSDPRHGSSGAGAEYKSGAGDVSKWPEGLGMAATFSPETCRAFGNAVSKECRAMGITTALFPQVDLATEPRWMRLEDTFGSHPQLVTDFSKAYCDSLQTTEGEEDGWGKDSICAMAKHWPGGAPCEGGRDAHYPFGRYAVYPGNNLKDHLKPFIEGAFDLPGPTRSAAAIMPYYTVSWGLDEKDGKNVGNSYSHYLINDLLREKYGYEGVVCTDWGITADPLPEIDSFSSRCYGVEDLTEAERHLLAIENGVDQFGGNSAIAPILEAYEIGCKRHGEKAMRERMERSAVRLLKNLFRCGLFENPYLDPEESVKTAGCEEFCRAGYEAQLKSLVLIKNTGALPQKERKKVYIPTRHIGPMKAFFRGDIPAQDIDPVSDGLVGKYYDRVESPDNADFALVFIESPLSDGGYSKEDREKGGNGYVPITLQYRPYKADAAREHSIAGGDPREDFTDRGYKGKTGCAANEDDLDLVLEAKKAMGDKPVIVVLRMHKPTVPAEFEGSADAILVDFGVQSQAIMEIVSGRAEPSGLLPVQMPKDMETVERHCEDVPMDMEPYTDSEGNAYDFGFGMDWRGVIKDERTERYQK, from the coding sequence ATGGATTTCAAGCTTTATAAGAACCCGGACGGCCCGGACATCGGCACAGCCGGGGCGAAGGTGCTCAAGGTGGACGGCCTTTGCTTCAAGGACCTTTCAGGGACCGGAGAGCTGCTGCCCTATGAGGACTGGCGGCTCTCTGACGAGGAGAGGGCAAAGGACCTGGCCGCCCGGCTGTCCCTCCCGGAGATAGCGGGGCTCATGCTCTACTCCCCCCACCAGATGGTGCCCGCAAATCCCCACGGACCCTTCCCCGGTACCTATGGCGGCAAGACCTTCCCTGACAGCGGCGCCGCCCCCTGGGACCTGACGGACCAGCAGAGGGAGTTTGTGGACAAGGACCACGTGCGCCACCTCCTTGCCATGGTCCTTGAAAACGCGGAGACCGCCGCCCGGTGGAGCAACGAACTCCAGGCCTATGCCGAGAGCCTGCCCTGGGGCATACCGGTGAACATCTCCAGCGACCCCCGCCACGGCTCAAGCGGGGCCGGGGCCGAGTACAAGTCCGGGGCCGGAGACGTGTCCAAATGGCCCGAGGGCCTGGGTATGGCCGCCACCTTCTCGCCGGAGACCTGCCGGGCCTTTGGCAACGCGGTCTCCAAGGAGTGCCGGGCCATGGGCATAACCACCGCCCTGTTCCCCCAGGTGGACCTGGCAACCGAGCCCCGCTGGATGCGCCTTGAGGACACCTTCGGCTCACACCCCCAGCTAGTCACAGATTTTAGCAAAGCCTACTGCGACAGTCTACAGACTACCGAGGGCGAGGAGGACGGCTGGGGAAAGGACAGCATCTGCGCCATGGCCAAGCACTGGCCCGGCGGGGCCCCCTGCGAGGGCGGCCGGGACGCCCACTACCCCTTCGGGCGCTACGCGGTTTACCCGGGAAATAACCTTAAGGACCACCTGAAGCCCTTTATTGAGGGCGCCTTTGACCTGCCCGGGCCTACCAGGTCCGCAGCGGCCATAATGCCCTACTACACCGTCAGCTGGGGGCTGGATGAGAAGGACGGCAAGAACGTGGGCAACTCCTACAGTCATTACCTTATCAACGACCTCTTGCGGGAGAAGTACGGCTACGAGGGCGTGGTCTGCACCGACTGGGGCATAACCGCCGACCCCCTGCCGGAGATAGACTCCTTCTCCAGCCGCTGCTACGGCGTTGAGGACCTTACCGAAGCCGAGCGGCACCTTTTGGCTATCGAGAACGGTGTGGATCAATTTGGCGGCAACTCGGCTATAGCGCCCATTTTGGAGGCCTATGAGATAGGCTGCAAGCGCCACGGCGAGAAGGCCATGCGGGAGCGCATGGAGCGCTCCGCAGTGCGGCTCTTAAAAAACCTCTTCCGCTGCGGGCTCTTTGAGAACCCCTATCTGGACCCGGAGGAGAGCGTTAAAACGGCGGGCTGCGAGGAGTTTTGCAGAGCCGGGTATGAGGCCCAGCTGAAATCCCTGGTGCTGATAAAGAACACCGGCGCGCTGCCCCAAAAGGAGCGCAAAAAGGTATATATCCCCACCCGGCATATCGGACCCATGAAGGCCTTCTTCCGTGGGGATATCCCCGCCCAGGATATTGACCCGGTGAGCGACGGGCTTGTGGGTAAATACTACGACCGGGTGGAGAGCCCGGATAATGCCGACTTTGCCCTAGTGTTCATCGAGAGCCCCCTCTCAGACGGCGGCTACTCCAAGGAAGACCGGGAGAAGGGCGGCAACGGATATGTGCCCATAACATTGCAGTACCGCCCCTATAAGGCCGACGCCGCCCGGGAGCACAGCATAGCCGGCGGCGACCCAAGGGAGGACTTTACCGACCGTGGATATAAGGGAAAGACAGGCTGCGCCGCCAACGAGGACGACCTGGACCTGGTGCTGGAGGCAAAAAAGGCCATGGGCGATAAGCCGGTTATAGTGGTGCTTCGGATGCATAAGCCCACCGTGCCCGCGGAGTTCGAGGGCAGCGCCGACGCGATACTTGTGGACTTCGGCGTGCAGAGCCAGGCCATCATGGAGATAGTCAGCGGCAGGGCCGAGCCCAGCGGCCTTTTGCCGGTACAGATGCCAAAGGACATGGAGACCGTTGAAAGGCACTGTGAGGACGTGCCCATGGATATGGAGCCCTATACCGACTCTGAGGGCAATGCCTACGACTTCGGCTTCGGCATGGACTGGCGCGGGGTCATTAAGGACGAGCGTACCGAGAGGTATCAGAAATGA
- a CDS encoding chloride channel protein: protein MDREKVRYAGKYILAAIKWAAVSLLIGVVCGLLGTAFHWGIDWATRYRSEHMAVIWLLPLAGVATLLLYRLCRVSFDAGTNLIITSVVTGEHIPVLLAPLITAGTLLSHLFGASVGREGAALQLGGTIGHNLGELMRFDEDDVRVLAMSGMAACFSAMFGTPVSAAVFVLEVICVGTFQYAAFLPCIIASCTAGWLGRLLGSKPMAFDLPHIPEASWEFVLKTALLAALTAALSIVLCIALHKSAEFWARLIKNPYLRIFLGGLIMAVLVTALGLGDYAGAGAHMIERAIGGETEPWAFAVKLLLTALCVGVGFRGGEIVPTLFIGATFGCAVGPLLGLDPGFGAAAAMAALFCSVVNCPIATLFLTAELFGTTDLGLFAVAIAVAFVLSGYFGLYNSQRFQFSKVKRRAYEEK from the coding sequence ATGGACAGGGAAAAGGTGCGCTATGCCGGAAAGTATATATTGGCTGCAATAAAATGGGCTGCGGTATCTCTTCTGATAGGAGTTGTCTGCGGGCTTTTGGGCACGGCTTTCCATTGGGGGATAGACTGGGCCACCCGGTACCGCTCGGAGCACATGGCGGTAATATGGCTGCTGCCTCTGGCTGGGGTAGCGACTCTGCTGCTCTATAGGCTCTGCCGAGTGAGCTTCGACGCGGGAACTAACCTGATAATTACCTCTGTCGTTACCGGCGAGCATATCCCCGTGCTTCTGGCCCCGCTGATAACTGCGGGCACGCTGCTGTCCCACCTTTTCGGCGCGTCCGTGGGCCGGGAGGGTGCTGCCCTGCAGCTGGGCGGCACCATAGGGCATAACCTGGGGGAGCTAATGCGGTTTGACGAGGACGACGTGCGGGTGCTGGCTATGAGCGGCATGGCGGCCTGCTTTTCGGCCATGTTCGGCACACCCGTCAGCGCGGCGGTGTTCGTGCTGGAGGTGATATGCGTAGGCACTTTTCAGTACGCGGCGTTTCTGCCCTGTATAATAGCCTCCTGCACGGCCGGCTGGCTGGGCAGGCTGTTGGGGTCGAAGCCCATGGCCTTTGACCTGCCTCATATACCCGAGGCAAGCTGGGAGTTCGTGCTGAAAACAGCGCTCCTTGCCGCCCTGACGGCCGCTCTTAGCATTGTGCTCTGCATAGCCCTGCACAAGTCGGCGGAGTTCTGGGCAAGGCTTATTAAAAATCCATATCTGCGCATTTTCCTCGGGGGTCTGATAATGGCCGTTCTGGTGACAGCGCTGGGCCTTGGGGACTATGCCGGGGCTGGTGCTCATATGATAGAACGGGCCATAGGCGGGGAGACGGAGCCCTGGGCCTTCGCCGTGAAGCTTCTCCTGACGGCCCTATGTGTGGGCGTGGGCTTTAGGGGCGGCGAGATAGTCCCCACCCTGTTTATCGGGGCCACCTTCGGCTGCGCGGTGGGGCCGCTGCTGGGCCTGGACCCGGGCTTTGGGGCGGCGGCGGCCATGGCGGCGCTGTTCTGCTCGGTGGTGAACTGCCCCATAGCCACGCTTTTCCTGACGGCGGAGCTGTTCGGCACCACGGACCTGGGGCTTTTCGCCGTGGCCATAGCCGTGGCCTTTGTGCTGTCGGGATACTTCGGGCTCTATAACAGCCAGAGGTTCCAGTTCTCCAAGGTGAAGCGGCGGGCGTATGAGGAAAAATGA
- a CDS encoding Gfo/Idh/MocA family protein: MKIGLGIIGYGGMGELHHKYAAQAGGYNIIGAYDVDAARRAAAEAGGIRTFGSLKALLGCREINTVLVCAPAGRRSELCVAAARAGKHVACAAPAAFSVWELDQIIAAIGRGGRVLAVCQDHRRDRDFCVVKKLLNTGRLGRVYSLQARLQGRGALPGWGLSAGESVLYSWGVHVIDQLMWLLGYDDFISVFCRTCKTGLSHTENYCLLVFNLESGGVVEIELDSSAPETSPRWTILGDRAAACLGGTAGEGRTLLLEPGAEGRELPLPEPEETGDALAAYYENLREVIDGSGTLAAQPWQVRRVLKAVEAALQSAETGKLVSLKG, encoded by the coding sequence ATGAAGATAGGCCTGGGAATCATAGGGTACGGAGGCATGGGGGAGCTTCACCATAAATATGCCGCGCAGGCGGGAGGATACAATATAATAGGGGCCTATGACGTTGACGCGGCCCGGCGGGCGGCGGCGGAGGCCGGCGGCATACGCACTTTCGGCTCGCTGAAGGCCCTGCTGGGGTGCAGGGAAATAAACACCGTCTTGGTCTGCGCGCCCGCCGGCCGGCGCAGTGAGCTGTGCGTGGCCGCGGCAAGGGCGGGAAAGCATGTGGCCTGTGCCGCGCCCGCCGCCTTCAGCGTCTGGGAGCTGGACCAGATAATTGCCGCCATAGGACGTGGCGGCAGGGTGCTCGCCGTCTGTCAGGACCACCGCCGGGACAGGGATTTCTGCGTGGTGAAGAAGCTGCTCAATACCGGCCGGCTGGGAAGGGTGTATTCCCTGCAGGCCAGACTGCAGGGGCGCGGAGCCCTGCCAGGCTGGGGGCTCTCTGCGGGAGAGAGCGTTTTGTACAGCTGGGGGGTGCATGTGATAGACCAGCTCATGTGGCTTTTGGGATACGACGATTTCATAAGCGTGTTTTGCAGGACCTGCAAAACCGGGCTTTCCCATACGGAGAATTACTGCCTTCTGGTCTTTAACCTGGAGAGCGGCGGCGTGGTGGAGATAGAACTTGACAGCTCCGCCCCAGAGACGTCGCCGCGCTGGACGATCCTGGGGGACAGGGCGGCAGCCTGCCTGGGCGGAACTGCGGGAGAGGGGCGCACCCTCCTTCTGGAGCCCGGTGCAGAGGGCCGGGAGCTGCCTCTGCCGGAGCCGGAGGAGACGGGGGACGCTCTTGCTGCATACTATGAGAATCTGCGGGAGGTTATAGACGGAAGCGGGACGCTGGCAGCGCAGCCCTGGCAGGTTCGCCGGGTACTGAAGGCTGTAGAGGCGGCGCTTCAGTCTGCGGAAACAGGGAAACTTGTCAGTTTAAAGGGCTAA
- a CDS encoding cache domain-containing sensor histidine kinase, protein MSLKKKLMLTMIGIAVLPIVLLGSFCYGYFKQVLLTDIQQSELQHNSQTIYVMDSFFQSLEKISDSLLMNPQLTEALERAYSGPTARVLNYRDKQNIEDVLYRNGYYLDNRIATIAVFPENSDMFYYCTKHTINPNYDVKEESWYEEVVENEGALTLIGVHENLLVQPDSTGENRYCVTLGRSLHSPRSSRLLGVVLINVGVQDLRKLWPQRQEDPQERFYLLDSHSRVVYSDIEEEIGGMFFMPELGGGVTTARVDGALCDIMVSESSNPGWKGVKLIMRSKLNREIAAMPYISILLGLLLICLAVVMAHFLSKVITRPLQELYTKLCSFEAQKSGADFRENQVGIKGLSNSYNSMIEEINNLTVRNYETQTRLRKTELLALQFQINPHFVYNTISSIKWMAEMQGSKRMVTALESLIKLLQFSSKNDRDMVPIRDEVLFIKDYLNLINLKYFDKIQADIKMGPDTEDCATLRFLLQPIVENSICHGFSEFKQPYQDAAISVDIRRDSGRIVYEVTDNGKGMTQEQIQRALESEHPASSLSFNKIGLYNVQKRIQYTFGSQYGVRIDSKPGEYTRVLVEIPARAYKEGDNE, encoded by the coding sequence ATGTCTCTGAAAAAGAAACTGATGCTGACAATGATTGGCATTGCCGTGCTGCCGATAGTTCTGCTGGGAAGCTTCTGCTACGGTTACTTTAAGCAGGTGCTGCTGACGGACATCCAGCAGAGCGAGCTGCAGCATAACAGCCAGACTATCTACGTGATGGACAGCTTTTTCCAGTCACTGGAAAAGATCTCCGATTCGCTGCTTATGAACCCGCAGCTGACGGAGGCCCTGGAGCGCGCCTATTCCGGCCCGACGGCTAGGGTGCTGAATTATAGGGACAAACAGAATATAGAGGACGTGCTGTACCGCAACGGCTACTACCTGGACAATCGGATCGCCACCATCGCGGTGTTTCCGGAAAACAGCGATATGTTCTATTACTGCACCAAGCATACCATCAATCCAAATTACGACGTGAAGGAGGAAAGCTGGTATGAGGAAGTGGTGGAAAATGAGGGTGCGCTCACTCTTATCGGCGTACATGAGAACCTGTTGGTACAGCCGGATTCCACCGGGGAAAACAGATATTGCGTCACCCTGGGGCGAAGTCTGCATTCTCCCCGCAGCTCCCGGCTGCTGGGGGTTGTTTTGATAAACGTCGGTGTACAGGACCTCCGAAAGCTCTGGCCCCAGCGCCAAGAGGATCCACAGGAGCGCTTTTATCTCCTGGACAGCCATTCGCGGGTGGTATACAGCGATATAGAGGAGGAGATAGGCGGTATGTTTTTTATGCCGGAGCTGGGCGGCGGGGTCACCACGGCGCGGGTGGACGGGGCGCTCTGCGACATAATGGTGTCAGAATCCTCAAACCCCGGCTGGAAGGGGGTCAAGCTCATAATGCGCAGCAAGCTGAACAGGGAGATCGCGGCCATGCCATATATCTCGATTCTTCTGGGGCTCCTCCTCATCTGTTTGGCGGTGGTCATGGCGCACTTCCTGTCGAAGGTCATCACCCGGCCTTTGCAGGAGCTTTACACAAAGCTTTGCAGCTTCGAGGCCCAAAAAAGCGGGGCGGATTTTCGGGAGAACCAGGTGGGGATAAAGGGGCTTTCCAACAGCTATAACAGCATGATAGAGGAGATAAATAACCTGACCGTGCGCAACTATGAGACCCAGACGCGGCTTAGAAAGACCGAGCTTCTGGCGCTGCAGTTCCAGATAAACCCGCACTTTGTGTATAACACTATAAGCTCCATCAAATGGATGGCGGAGATGCAGGGCTCAAAGCGCATGGTGACGGCTCTGGAGTCGCTGATAAAGCTGCTCCAGTTCTCCTCGAAGAATGATAGGGATATGGTCCCCATCAGAGACGAGGTGCTTTTTATAAAGGACTATCTCAATCTGATAAACCTAAAGTATTTCGACAAGATACAGGCAGATATAAAAATGGGACCGGATACGGAGGACTGCGCGACCCTGCGATTTCTGCTCCAGCCTATTGTTGAGAATTCCATCTGCCACGGCTTCAGCGAGTTTAAGCAGCCCTATCAGGACGCGGCTATCAGTGTTGATATAAGGCGGGACAGCGGCCGAATAGTGTATGAGGTGACGGACAACGGAAAGGGAATGACCCAGGAACAGATCCAGCGGGCGCTGGAATCGGAGCACCCGGCAAGTTCCTTGTCCTTCAACAAGATTGGCCTATACAATGTGCAGAAGCGGATACAGTACACCTTTGGAAGCCAGTACGGCGTTAGAATAGATAGTAAGCCGGGAGAATATACCCGGGTGCTGGTAGAGATACCCGCCAGAGCCTATAAGGAGGGAGACAATGAATAG